A window of the Enterobacteriaceae bacterium 4M9 genome harbors these coding sequences:
- the dsbG gene encoding thiol:disulfide interchange protein DsbG: MKTLALSLFLTLPFAALAADELPAPVKQIEKQGIEIIKPFDAPGGLRGWLGRYQGMGVAVYLTPDGKHAISGYMYDEDGNNLSEKLFQNELYAPEGRKMWERLLKTPAIKEGRADAPRTLVVFADPFCPYCKKFWQMAQPWVSSGKVQMRTLLVGVIKPESGRYAAAILSAKNPAEAWQHYEASNGKTVPPFPASTEKAVWDEIQLNQKLMDDLGANATPAIYYLNAKRELQQVVGLPDDEQLKAMLGDK, from the coding sequence GTGAAAACTCTCGCTCTCTCTTTGTTCTTGACCTTACCTTTCGCCGCGCTTGCCGCTGATGAACTCCCTGCGCCCGTAAAACAAATCGAGAAACAGGGTATTGAGATTATCAAACCATTCGACGCGCCCGGTGGTCTGCGGGGCTGGCTTGGCCGCTATCAGGGGATGGGTGTGGCTGTCTATCTGACACCGGACGGTAAACACGCCATTTCCGGCTATATGTACGATGAGGACGGCAACAACCTGAGCGAAAAGCTGTTCCAGAATGAACTGTATGCGCCAGAAGGCCGTAAGATGTGGGAGCGCCTGCTAAAAACGCCCGCCATTAAAGAAGGACGTGCCGACGCACCGCGCACGCTGGTGGTGTTTGCTGACCCATTCTGCCCGTATTGCAAAAAATTCTGGCAAATGGCGCAACCGTGGGTGAGTTCTGGCAAAGTCCAGATGCGCACGCTGCTGGTTGGCGTGATTAAACCCGAAAGCGGACGCTATGCAGCGGCAATTCTCAGCGCCAAAAACCCCGCAGAAGCCTGGCAACACTATGAGGCATCTAACGGGAAAACGGTGCCCCCTTTTCCGGCCTCAACCGAAAAAGCGGTCTGGGATGAAATTCAGCTTAATCAGAAGCTAATGGATGACCTGGGGGCTAACGCCACGCCCGCTATCTATTACCTTAACGCAAAGCGCGAGCTACAGCAGGTTGTCGGTCTGCCCGATGACGAGCAGCTTAAGGCGATGCTGGGCGACAAATAA
- a CDS encoding YqaE/Pmp3 family membrane protein — translation MGFWRIVFTIILPPLGVLLAKGLGWAFLLNIILTLLGYIPGLIHAFWVQTRD, via the coding sequence ATGGGATTCTGGCGCATCGTATTTACCATCATTCTCCCGCCACTGGGCGTACTGCTCGCCAAAGGTTTGGGTTGGGCATTTCTGCTCAACATTATCCTGACGCTACTGGGCTATATCCCTGGTCTGATTCATGCGTTCTGGGTGCAAACTCGCGATTAA